In Halostella salina, a single window of DNA contains:
- a CDS encoding GNAT family N-acetyltransferase gives MEVRAYDPDTDAAGLWECKRAFERGLGENTGGDDKAAAYEGKLTDDYRERYLAWVERCVADDPDCVLVADDGDGIVGYAFVLPERLAMIWDAAVLNEVYVAPDNRGTGVADALIERALETARDQDLPLDRLVLDVDANNERARAFYDRHGFEPWGELVARDL, from the coding sequence ATGGAGGTCCGAGCGTACGACCCCGACACCGACGCGGCGGGACTCTGGGAGTGCAAGCGCGCCTTCGAGCGCGGCCTCGGCGAGAACACTGGCGGCGATGACAAGGCGGCGGCCTACGAGGGGAAACTCACCGACGACTACCGCGAGCGCTACCTCGCGTGGGTCGAGCGCTGCGTCGCCGACGACCCCGACTGCGTGCTCGTCGCCGACGACGGCGACGGCATCGTCGGTTACGCGTTCGTCCTGCCCGAGCGGCTGGCGATGATCTGGGACGCGGCGGTGCTGAACGAGGTGTACGTCGCGCCCGACAACCGCGGCACCGGCGTCGCGGACGCCCTGATCGAGCGGGCGCTCGAAACCGCCCGCGACCAGGACCTTCCGCTGGACAGACTGGTGCTTGACGTGGACGCGAACAACGAGCGGGCGCGGGCGTTCTACGACCGGCACGGCTTCGAGCCGTGGGGTGAGCTGGTGGCCCGCGACCTCTAA
- a CDS encoding replication factor C large subunit: MSDWTEKYRPTTLSEVRGNDKARDELKKWAETWDDHREAAIVHGSPGVGKTSAAHALASDMGWPVMELNASDSRTGDVVERIAGEASRTGTLTAGESGRRLLILDEADNFHGNADYGGSRAVTSVVKEADQPVVLVANEFYDMSDSLRDACREIEFRDVSSRSIVPVLRDICRQEGVEFEDDALEAIADSTSGDLRSAINDLQALAEETERLTEDDVVTGSRDETEGIFDFLDDVIKNLDAEEALYASYDVDETPDDMINWIEDNMPKDYRGDELADAYGFLANADRWLGRVRATQNYSYWRYAGDNMTAGVAAARKESKGGWTRYGPPSYWSKLGRTSGTRKQRDRIAREIAERSGTSIGTARRDILPFLATMTHHCKNRELTVEMAAAYDMDESDVSFVTGSGETTNKVEGVVADARELRDEAVEDNAGGAFEGAVRDAEESTNDAPSDDGAPANDADETATDDDPDEDDGQSGLDDFM, from the coding sequence ATGAGCGACTGGACCGAGAAGTACCGCCCGACGACGCTGTCGGAGGTCCGGGGGAACGACAAGGCCCGCGACGAACTGAAGAAGTGGGCCGAGACGTGGGACGACCACCGGGAGGCCGCCATCGTCCACGGCAGCCCCGGGGTCGGCAAGACCTCGGCGGCCCACGCGCTGGCCAGCGACATGGGGTGGCCGGTCATGGAACTCAACGCCAGCGACAGCCGGACGGGCGACGTGGTCGAACGGATCGCCGGCGAGGCGTCGAGGACCGGCACGTTGACCGCCGGCGAGTCCGGCCGCCGCCTGCTGATTCTGGACGAGGCCGACAACTTCCACGGCAACGCCGACTACGGCGGCTCCCGTGCGGTCACGAGTGTCGTGAAGGAAGCCGACCAGCCGGTCGTGCTCGTCGCCAACGAGTTCTACGACATGAGCGACAGCCTCCGGGACGCCTGCCGGGAGATCGAGTTCCGAGACGTATCCTCGCGTTCGATCGTCCCGGTTCTACGGGACATCTGCCGGCAAGAAGGCGTCGAGTTCGAGGACGACGCGCTCGAAGCGATCGCCGACAGCACCAGCGGCGACCTGCGCTCGGCGATCAACGACCTCCAGGCGCTCGCCGAGGAGACCGAGCGACTCACCGAGGACGACGTTGTCACGGGCTCGCGCGACGAGACGGAGGGGATCTTCGACTTCCTCGACGACGTGATCAAGAACCTGGACGCCGAGGAAGCGCTGTACGCCTCCTACGACGTGGACGAGACGCCCGACGACATGATAAACTGGATCGAGGACAACATGCCGAAGGACTACCGCGGCGACGAACTCGCCGACGCCTACGGCTTCCTCGCGAACGCCGACCGCTGGCTCGGCCGCGTGCGGGCGACGCAGAACTACTCCTACTGGCGCTACGCCGGCGACAACATGACCGCCGGCGTCGCGGCCGCCCGGAAGGAGAGCAAGGGCGGGTGGACGCGCTACGGGCCGCCGAGCTACTGGTCGAAGCTCGGGCGGACGAGCGGGACGCGCAAGCAACGCGACCGGATCGCTCGCGAGATAGCCGAGCGCTCCGGGACGAGCATCGGCACCGCGCGCCGCGATATCCTCCCCTTCCTCGCGACGATGACCCACCACTGCAAGAACCGCGAACTCACGGTCGAGATGGCCGCCGCCTACGACATGGACGAGAGCGACGTCTCCTTCGTCACGGGCAGCGGCGAGACGACGAACAAGGTCGAGGGGGTCGTCGCGGACGCACGGGAACTGCGCGACGAGGCGGTCGAGGACAACGCCGGCGGCGCGTTCGAGGGGGCGGTCCGGGACGCTGAGGAGTCGACGAACGACGCACCTTCAGACGACGGGGCCCCGGCGAACGACGCCGACGAGACCGCAACGGACGACGACCCCGACGAGGACGACGGCCAGTCCGGCCTCGACGACTTCATGTGA
- a CDS encoding COX15/CtaA family protein, which yields MTSDPSGADGDAAGTIGDERFRGLAVATAITTLLLILIGLYTAVAGFGLTCETRWPLCDGAVFGLFPANWGSFVEWFHRLVAMVTGFMILGLTGLAWRGGRQRRVRYATALATLVLPSQIVLGALTVTEYELLILAAHFTTALLIFLPLIAVAAWAVDGGSADATGRLGWYAGLPPVLLALGIAAAAWTLPDGPAAERVGLIAGTALPLAVVSLAAGPAVRALDGRPRPSRARTATAGALVLLAAGIALTPGLIAASLSITIGYYAALLAALAGLFAAGLWAADADTDGSLRSVRLAAFGATGLLAVQLVVSRVLFSASTTTVLAAMNVVVLVVAVAVYRLSGRLVRGSTGGRAASGD from the coding sequence ATGACCTCCGACCCCTCCGGTGCCGACGGCGACGCTGCCGGTACGATCGGCGACGAACGCTTCCGGGGTCTCGCCGTCGCGACGGCGATCACCACGCTCCTGTTGATCCTGATCGGCCTGTACACCGCCGTCGCCGGGTTCGGGCTGACCTGCGAGACGCGCTGGCCGCTCTGTGACGGCGCAGTGTTCGGCCTGTTCCCAGCGAACTGGGGCAGCTTCGTCGAGTGGTTCCACCGCCTCGTGGCGATGGTCACCGGCTTCATGATCCTCGGCCTGACTGGGCTGGCGTGGCGCGGCGGCCGTCAGCGCCGGGTCCGGTACGCGACGGCGCTGGCGACGCTCGTGCTCCCGAGCCAGATCGTGCTCGGCGCGCTCACCGTGACGGAGTACGAACTGCTGATCCTCGCGGCCCACTTCACGACCGCCCTGCTCATCTTCCTGCCGCTCATCGCCGTCGCCGCGTGGGCGGTCGACGGCGGGAGCGCCGATGCGACCGGACGGCTCGGCTGGTACGCCGGTCTCCCGCCGGTCCTCCTCGCACTCGGCATCGCTGCGGCGGCGTGGACGCTCCCGGACGGACCCGCCGCCGAACGCGTGGGCCTGATCGCCGGCACCGCACTCCCCCTGGCAGTCGTCTCGCTCGCCGCCGGACCGGCGGTGCGGGCGCTCGACGGTCGCCCCCGTCCGTCCCGCGCCCGCACCGCGACCGCCGGCGCGCTCGTCCTGCTCGCCGCCGGGATCGCTCTCACGCCCGGTCTGATCGCCGCGTCGCTCTCCATCACGATCGGCTACTACGCCGCCCTGCTCGCGGCGCTGGCCGGGCTGTTTGCCGCCGGCCTGTGGGCCGCCGACGCGGACACGGACGGATCGCTCCGGTCCGTTCGGCTGGCGGCCTTCGGTGCGACCGGGCTGCTCGCGGTCCAGCTGGTCGTCAGCCGGGTCCTGTTCTCCGCGAGTACGACGACGGTGCTCGCGGCGATGAACGTCGTCGTCCTCGTCGTCGCGGTCGCCGTGTACCGACTGAGTGGGCGGCTTGTTCGCGGCTCGACGGGCGGTCGGGCTGCGAGCGGCGACTGA
- a CDS encoding helix-turn-helix domain-containing protein: MDGTDDPRRDLAEKVAGEITLSDDPGATMRKWRTDFDVSQTDLAAELGVSSSVISDYESGRRESPGIGVVERVVGGLLDIDERRGGDRIRQYARVISAGFESDIVQDLREYSTTVPLERFYDAVDATELVRGAGDRISGHTVIDSIEAITRLSSEEFYRLYGQSTNRALVFTGITRGESPLVAMRVVNPTPNAVILHGITEDELWDHAPDLAAIDDFALAVTDADLDAMLESMRELP; this comes from the coding sequence ATGGACGGCACGGACGACCCGCGCCGCGACCTGGCCGAGAAGGTCGCGGGCGAGATCACCCTGAGCGACGACCCCGGGGCGACGATGCGGAAGTGGCGCACCGACTTCGACGTGTCCCAGACCGACCTCGCGGCGGAACTCGGCGTCTCCTCTTCGGTGATCAGCGACTACGAGAGCGGCCGCCGGGAGAGCCCCGGCATCGGCGTCGTCGAGCGCGTCGTCGGTGGGTTGCTCGACATCGACGAACGCCGCGGCGGCGACCGCATCCGGCAGTACGCCCGCGTCATCTCCGCCGGGTTCGAGAGCGACATCGTGCAGGACCTCCGGGAGTACTCGACGACCGTGCCGCTGGAACGGTTCTACGACGCCGTCGACGCGACGGAACTCGTCCGCGGTGCGGGCGACCGCATCAGCGGCCACACGGTCATCGACTCCATCGAGGCGATCACCCGGCTCTCCAGCGAGGAGTTCTACCGCCTCTACGGGCAGAGCACGAACCGCGCGCTCGTCTTCACGGGGATCACCCGCGGCGAGTCGCCGCTGGTCGCCATGCGCGTCGTCAACCCGACGCCCAACGCCGTCATTCTCCACGGGATCACGGAGGACGAACTGTGGGACCACGCGCCGGATCTGGCCGCGATCGACGACTTCGCGCTCGCCGTCACCGACGCCGACCTGGACGCCATGCTGGAGTCGATGCGGGAGTTGCCGTAG
- a CDS encoding competence/damage-inducible protein A, translating to MDAAIITVGDELLAGDTTNTNAAWLAAEIADRGSRVRRVLTVPDDRPVIAEHVREWAAAFDAVLVTGGLGGTPDDVTMEAVADALDRELVLDEGERERLVEKARAFREENPELAEEYDLDLDFDAAASLPDGARPLSTDAGWAPGCVVENVYVFPGFPEEMQAMFDLVAESFVGDAVARTVWTPTPEGALGPVLAGVDERFDVAVGSYPGKGETPGRLKVTGTDAREVDDAVAWIETELETVDAPDE from the coding sequence ATGGACGCCGCGATCATCACGGTCGGGGACGAGTTGCTCGCGGGCGACACGACGAACACCAACGCCGCGTGGCTCGCGGCGGAGATCGCGGACCGCGGGAGCCGTGTCCGCCGCGTTCTCACCGTGCCGGACGACCGGCCGGTCATCGCCGAGCACGTCCGCGAGTGGGCGGCCGCGTTCGACGCCGTCCTCGTCACCGGCGGGCTGGGCGGGACGCCGGACGACGTGACGATGGAGGCCGTCGCGGACGCGCTGGACCGCGAACTCGTGCTCGACGAGGGGGAGCGCGAGCGGCTAGTCGAGAAGGCCCGTGCGTTCCGCGAGGAGAACCCCGAACTGGCCGAGGAGTACGATCTGGATCTCGACTTCGACGCCGCCGCGTCGCTCCCCGACGGCGCGCGGCCGCTGTCGACCGACGCGGGCTGGGCCCCGGGCTGTGTCGTCGAGAACGTGTACGTCTTCCCCGGGTTCCCCGAGGAGATGCAGGCCATGTTCGACCTGGTCGCGGAGTCGTTCGTCGGCGACGCCGTCGCCCGGACGGTGTGGACGCCCACGCCGGAGGGCGCGCTGGGCCCCGTGCTTGCCGGCGTCGACGAGCGGTTCGACGTTGCGGTCGGGAGCTACCCCGGCAAGGGGGAGACGCCGGGCCGACTGAAAGTCACCGGGACGGACGCCCGGGAGGTCGACGACGCCGTTGCGTGGATCGAGACCGAACTGGAGACGGTCGACGCTCCGGACGAGTGA
- a CDS encoding GNAT family N-acetyltransferase, with amino-acid sequence MFPEEIETERLRLVRFSRDRVDLETVHEALSRDDDTERELAHVTKTPDDTLKETWDRFVAAEENWADGEKARYAVYPRESEDGAGEFAGMAALTPHWDRRSARFSLVLKRRFWGRGYAGERAIAFMALAFDRLDLDLVSTGYFEGNENSRAAIEKYVDRVGGQYEGRLRNWVPDGDEVLDLHRYTVTSDQWAANRPDDRVVFSDG; translated from the coding sequence ATGTTCCCCGAGGAGATCGAGACGGAGCGGCTACGCCTGGTCCGCTTTAGCCGCGACCGCGTCGACCTGGAGACGGTCCACGAAGCGCTCTCCCGCGACGACGACACCGAGCGCGAACTCGCCCACGTCACGAAGACGCCCGACGACACGCTGAAGGAGACGTGGGACCGCTTCGTCGCAGCCGAGGAGAACTGGGCGGACGGCGAGAAGGCCCGCTACGCCGTCTACCCGCGCGAGAGCGAGGACGGGGCCGGCGAGTTCGCTGGCATGGCGGCGCTGACGCCCCACTGGGACCGGCGGAGCGCGCGGTTCAGCCTCGTCCTCAAGCGCCGGTTCTGGGGACGGGGGTACGCCGGCGAGCGCGCGATCGCGTTCATGGCGCTTGCGTTCGACCGGCTCGACCTCGATCTGGTGTCGACCGGTTACTTCGAGGGCAACGAGAACTCCCGGGCGGCGATCGAGAAGTACGTCGACCGCGTCGGCGGGCAGTACGAGGGCCGCCTGCGGAACTGGGTGCCCGACGGCGACGAGGTGCTCGACCTCCACCGCTACACCGTCACGAGCGACCAGTGGGCCGCGAACCGCCCGGACGACCGCGTGGTGTTCTCGGATGGCTGA
- a CDS encoding GNAT family N-acetyltransferase, which yields MADLGDPAGDAPFPATIRTDRLRIERLCHDAVDLRNYYRICSGDEDIEEVTEYLSWDPHESIRETKSFVDMVERQWENGESAAYLLRPRDPDPDAGEIAGGAGITVDWERDTGTLGVWLRKRFWGRGYSGERAAAFVQLAFERLGLDLVAVEHQVGNERSKRAIEKYVDRFGGSYDGRLRNWAVKADEVRDQHRYTISREQYRRSRDERTEATV from the coding sequence ATGGCTGACCTCGGGGACCCGGCCGGCGACGCGCCGTTCCCGGCGACGATCCGGACCGACCGGCTCCGGATCGAGCGGCTCTGTCACGACGCCGTCGACCTGCGGAACTACTACCGCATCTGCTCGGGCGACGAGGACATCGAGGAGGTGACCGAGTACCTCTCGTGGGACCCACACGAGTCGATCCGCGAGACGAAGTCGTTCGTCGACATGGTCGAACGCCAGTGGGAGAACGGCGAGAGCGCCGCGTACCTGCTCCGCCCCCGCGACCCCGACCCCGACGCCGGGGAGATAGCGGGCGGGGCGGGGATCACCGTCGACTGGGAGCGCGACACGGGTACGCTCGGCGTCTGGCTCCGCAAGCGGTTCTGGGGCCGGGGGTATTCCGGCGAGCGGGCGGCGGCGTTCGTCCAACTCGCCTTCGAGCGCCTCGGACTGGATCTGGTCGCCGTCGAGCATCAGGTCGGCAACGAGCGCTCGAAGCGCGCCATCGAGAAGTACGTCGATCGCTTCGGCGGGAGCTACGACGGCCGACTGCGCAACTGGGCGGTCAAGGCCGACGAGGTGCGCGACCAGCACCGGTACACGATCAGCCGGGAGCAGTACCGGCGGAGCCGCGACGAGCGCACCGAAGCGACGGTTTAG
- a CDS encoding metal-dependent hydrolase, protein MPSTVFHVALAGLVACTLLAEEFDARALAVVGGATVFIDLDVFVGWVVIGAHRAAFHTLLLPAAVGAAVYYDTRVRERSALRERWGSYGVRVSWVTVAAVTLGGIVPDATFNGVNLLYPVHDQFYAFDGELFYSTDRGIVQTFVDIEESARGSTSETQFYTGVDPEPNSTGADVGGGDEPAPERIFPVVGNGDQLAVVLASVVAVAGRLRRSQA, encoded by the coding sequence GTGCCATCGACCGTGTTCCACGTCGCGCTGGCCGGTCTGGTCGCCTGCACGCTCCTGGCGGAGGAGTTCGACGCCCGGGCGCTGGCGGTCGTCGGCGGCGCGACCGTGTTCATCGACCTCGACGTGTTCGTCGGCTGGGTCGTCATCGGCGCGCACCGCGCCGCCTTCCACACCCTGCTGTTGCCCGCCGCCGTCGGCGCGGCGGTCTACTACGACACCCGCGTCCGGGAGCGGTCCGCGCTCCGCGAGCGCTGGGGGTCGTACGGCGTCCGGGTGAGCTGGGTTACCGTCGCGGCCGTGACGCTGGGCGGCATCGTCCCGGACGCGACGTTCAACGGCGTGAACCTGCTGTACCCGGTCCACGACCAGTTCTACGCGTTCGACGGCGAGCTGTTCTACTCCACCGACCGCGGGATCGTCCAGACGTTCGTCGACATCGAGGAGTCGGCCCGCGGGTCGACGAGCGAGACGCAGTTCTACACCGGGGTCGACCCCGAGCCGAACAGCACCGGCGCGGACGTGGGCGGCGGCGACGAACCCGCCCCCGAGCGCATCTTCCCGGTCGTCGGGAACGGCGACCAGCTGGCCGTCGTCCTCGCGAGCGTCGTCGCTGTCGCCGGCCGACTGCGCCGGTCGCAGGCCTGA